The stretch of DNA AAATAATTTTTAATAGTACTATAGCTAAAATTACTAATTGGCCACACTCTAAAGACATTACCCATTTCCCCTGTAATCGTTCAACTTCAACTTTCAACACCTGGCACCAAATAATAAATCCGGAGGGTTCATCAAGCTTTCCGGATTTATTATTCAATTATTCAATATTAATACGCTATACAATTAAAAAACAGCCCGTGACTCCTCCCACAATTTGGTTTCAACTTGAACTATTAAAGCACCGTCCACCGGTTCAGGACCGCAAACATGGCATATTTCAAAAAAACCCTCCCCCTCAGCATCGCATTCATAGACCAGGCCGCCAACACAGGCCGCACCGTGAAGTAATGCACTATCCAGGGCATATAAAGAGCCACTGGCTATAATGTTGGCATAGACAAAAAAATTATGGATTTCCACGTCCCCAAGGGCAACTAAAGTTAAGCTTCCACCGTTTATACCGGTATCAGCGGTACCTTCTTCCCCGCTACCCCCGGTGTGCAAATTTCCCACTACACGAATATCGCCTGTGGAAAAGATCAGTGCCCTTCCCTGGTAACTGCCGGAAATATCAACATCACCGTCCACATAATAAAAACCGTCACAATTTGCTATATCGTAAAACATCCCGCGTGTTTCACCCGTAGTTAATAAAGGATCGCTGAATTCCACATCACCATAAAAAACATGACCGCACTCAGTTGCTTTATGTAAGTAATAATTCTCATCCAGCTCCGGGAAAGATGGTGTGTATTCGTAATAGCTGTATATTTGACCACCGCAATCACCCGTCACCTTACCGCCGGCATAAATATCACCACTGATCAACACCGTATCCGGTAAGTCAATACCGCCATTTAAGATCATACTGCCGTCCACTGTTATATCATGCATCTCAAAGGTTGCCGGTTGAGCAGATAGTATGGTAAGCCCCTTTAAATAATCTTTCGCACCATATACCGCAGCCCTGCACCGTAATGTTTTTTTGGTCAGCAATTCACCGGCATCGCTTTTACATTGTCCCAGGGAACTGATTAACAAAGAGTTGCCAATATTTTGCCTTTGTTTAATAGCCCCGACTGCATATGAAACACCATCACTTAATGGCGATTCCGGGAAAACATCGGTAAATACACCACTATTATCAGGCAAGTTTTCCAACCAACCGGGGTTCCCTTTAATTGCAGCAATAGTTTTTTCAATACCGGCATCGGCTGCACAATGGGCCTTGATATATTCTTCCTCCCTTACTACATTCTTGTAACTACTCAAAGTCATAGGCCCTAAAACAGAGGTTAATAATAAGAGTACGGTGGTAATCACCAACACCAAAAATAAAGTTTGTCCCTCTTCCCCGCCCGGAATCTTTTTCATAGCCTTATCCCCCGGTACTAGTTTCTAAGCATAACAGTCGTTCCTACGTCCAATGTCCCGGTTGCGCCCTTTTCCCCGGTTAGTTTCAGGTGAATTATTCTAACGTCACCTCTTGCATCAAAAGGTTCCACATCTATTCTTGTAACATACCTGGCTACCGGATTATGACCGTACCCGTTTATGGAACGTATTAATTGATGTGCTTTCTCATAATCACTGCTTTTACTAATCCGGTAAGATATTACATTATCATTTACATCCTTAAAAGTAAGCCGGCCACCCTCATTACTATTAATAGATGTGATTTCAGCCGCCTGGCGAACCTCCCGGGAAACTCTGTTTATCCCAATGCGTAAATTTTCCTGCACCTCCAACCTGTTCAGGTTCAAATAGTATGTTCTTACAGTAAAAGCAAATAACGAGTTAGCAGCACTCAGTACAATAACAATTAAAGACACAGCCACCAACAAACCAACCAAAGTGAAACCATTATTATTGGACACCTTAAACATCATGGATCACCTTTTGGCTCTGGCAGCGGCAATAGTTACAGATTTCTCAAGGCCGGATAGCGGTTCAGTAAAATATACCGTAACACAGATTTTTTTTAAAAAT from Desulfoscipio gibsoniae DSM 7213 encodes:
- a CDS encoding PilW family protein encodes the protein MMFKVSNNNGFTLVGLLVAVSLIVIVLSAANSLFAFTVRTYYLNLNRLEVQENLRIGINRVSREVRQAAEITSINSNEGGRLTFKDVNDNVISYRISKSSDYEKAHQLIRSINGYGHNPVARYVTRIDVEPFDARGDVRIIHLKLTGEKGATGTLDVGTTVMLRN